The following are encoded in a window of Phocoena phocoena chromosome 2, mPhoPho1.1, whole genome shotgun sequence genomic DNA:
- the GCNT3 gene encoding beta-1,3-galactosyl-O-glycosyl-glycoprotein beta-1,6-N-acetylglucosaminyltransferase 3 gives MKMIGWKKKLCRGHHLWAVGCYMLLAVVALRLSLRLKCDIDFLDLESRDFQSQRCRDILYKSLKLPAKRSINCSGVTRGDQEAVVKALLDNLEVKKKREPFTDTDYLNMTRDCEQFKSQRKFIQFPLSKEELDFPIAYSVVVHEKIENFERLLRAVYAPQNIYCVHVDEKSPETFKEAVKAIISCFPNVFMASKLVRVVYASWSRVQADLNCMEDLLRSSVPWKYLLNTCGTDFPIKTNAEMVLALKMLNGKNSMESEIPTEYKKSRWKYHYEVTDTLHLTSKMKDPPPDNLPVFTGNAYFVASRAFVQHVLENPKSQRLIEWVKDTYSPDEHLWATLQRAPWMPGSVPYHPKFHISDMTAIARLVKWQFHEGDISMGAPYAPCSGIHQRAICIYGAGDLHWILQSHHLLANKFDPKVDDNVLQCLEEYLRYKAIYGTAL, from the coding sequence ATGAAGATGATTGGGTGGAAGAAGAAACTCTGCAGGGGGCATCACCTGTGGGCCGTGGGCTGCTATATGCTGCTGGCCGTTGTTGCTCTGAGACTTTCTCTCAGGTTAAAATGTGACATAGATTTCCTGGATCTGGAATCCAGGGACTTTCAAAGCCAGCGCTGTAGGGACATCTTGTACAAGTCCCTGAAGCTGCCAGCAAAGAGATCCATCAACTGTTCTGGGGTCACCCGAGGGGACCAGGAAGCAGTGGTCAAGGCTCTCCTGGACAATCTGGAGGTCAAGAAGAAGCGGGAGCCTTTCACAGACACCGATTACCTCAACATGACCAGAGATTGTGAGCAGTTTAAGTCCCAAAGGAAGTTCATACAGTTCCCACTGAGCAAAGAAGAGTTAGACTTCCCCATCGCATACTCTGTGGTGGTCCATGAGAAGATTGAAAACTTTGAACGGCTGCTGCGAGCTGTGTATGCCCCTCAGAACATATACTGCGTCCATGTGGATGAGAAGTCCCCAGAAACTTTCAAAGAGGCAGTCAAGGCCATTATTTCCTGCTTCCCAAATGTCTTCATGGCCAGTAAGTTGGTCCGGGTGGTTTACGCCTCCTGGTCCAGGGTGCAGGCTGACCTGAACTGTATGGAAGACTTGCTCCGGAGCTCGGTGCCATGGAAATACTTACTGAATACATGTGGGACAGATTTTCCTATAAAGACCAATGCTGAGATGGTCCTGGCCCTCAAGATGTTGAATgggaagaacagtatggagtccGAGATACCTACTGAGTACAAAAAGTCTCGCTGGAAATACCACTATGAGGTGACAGACACATTGCACCTAACCAGCAAGATGAAGGACCCTCCCCCTGATAACTTACCTGTGTTCACAGGGAATGCCTATTTTGTGGCTTCTCGAGCCTTTGTCCAACATGTCTTAGAGAACCCCAAATCCCAACGACTGATCGAATGGGTAAAAGACACCTATAGCCCCGATGAACACCTCTGGGCCACCCTTCAGCGTGCACCGTGGATGCCTGGCTCTGTCCCCTACCACCCCAAGTTTCACATCTCAGACATGACCGCCATTGCCAGGCTGGTCAAATGGCAGTTCCATGAGGGAGACATCAGTATGGGGGCACCTTATGCACCTTGCTCTGGAATCCACCAGCGGGCTATCTGCATTTATGGGGCTGGGGACCTGCACTGGATTCTTCAGAGTCATCACCTCTTGGCGAACAAGTTTGACCCAAAGGTGGATGATAACGTTCTGCAGTGCTTAGAAGAGTATTTACGTTATAAGGCCATCTATGGGACTGCACTCTGA